In Papio anubis isolate 15944 chromosome 20, Panubis1.0, whole genome shotgun sequence, a single window of DNA contains:
- the TRMT1 gene encoding tRNA (guanine(26)-N(2))-dimethyltransferase isoform X6, giving the protein MLMYQHQRVSERFDVIDLDPYGSPAPFLDAAVQAVSEGGLLCVTCTDMAVLAGNSGETCYSKYGAMALKSRACHEMALRIVLHSLDLRANCYQRFVVPLLSISADFYVRVFVRVFTGQAKVKASASKQALVFQCVGCGAYHLQRLGKASGVPGSRVKFSAACGPPVTPECEHCGQRHQLGGPVWAEPIHDLDFVGRVLEAVSANPGRFHTSERIRGVLSVITEELPDVPLYYTLDQLSSTIHCNTPSLLQLRSALLHADFRVSLSHACKNAVKTDAPASALWDIMRCWEKECPVKRERLSETSPAFRILSVEPRLQANFTIREDANPSSRQRGLKRFQANPEANWGPRPRARPGGKAADEAMEERRRLLQNKRKEPPEDAAQRAARLKTFPCKRFKEGTCQRGDQCCYSHSPPTPRVSADAVPDCPETSNQSPRGPGDAARPGID; this is encoded by the exons ATGCTGATGTACCAGCACCAGAGGGTGTCGGAGAGGTTCGACGTCATTGATCTGGACCCCTATGGCAGCCCAGCTCCCTTCCTGGATGCAGCTGTGCAGGCTGTGAGTGAAGGAG GGTTGCTGTGTGTGACCTGCACGGACATGGCGGTGTTGGCAGGGAACAGCGGGGAGACATGCTACAGCAAGTACGGGGCCATGGCCCTCAAGAGCCGGGCCTGCCACGAGATG GCCCTGAGAATCGTCCTGCACAGCCTGGACCTCCGCGCCAACTGCTACCAGCGCTTCGTGGTGCCGCTGCTCAGCATCAGCGCTGACTTCTACGTGCGTGTTTTTGTCCGTGTCTTCACCGGCCAGGCCAAGGTCAAGGCCTCAGCCAG CAAGCAGGCGCTGGTGTTCCAGTGTGTGGGCTGCGGGGCCTACCACCTTCAGCGCCTCGGCAAAGCGTCAGGAGTCCCCGGCAGCCG GGTTAAGTTCTCTGCAGCCTGTGGTCCCCCCGTGACCCCTGAGTGTGAGCACTGTGGGCAGCGACACCAG CTTGGTGGCCCCGTGTGGGCAGAGCCCATCCATGACTTGGATTTTGTGGGCCGTGTCCTGGAGGCTGTGAGTGCTAACCCCGGCCGCTTCCACACCTCGGAGCGGATCCGAGGGGTTCTGAGCGTCATCACTGAG GAGCTCCCGGACGTGCCTCTGTACTACACCCTGGACCAGCTGAGCAGCACCATTCATTGCAACACGCCCAGCCTCCTGCAGTTGCG GTCGGCCCTCCTCCACGCTGACTTCCGGGTCTCGCTCTCCCACGCCTGTAAGAACGCTGTGAAGACAGATGCCCCTGCCTCCGCCCTCTGGGACATCATGCGTTGCTGG GAGAAGGAATGTCCGGTGAAACGGGAACGACTATCAGAGACCAGCCCAGCGTTCCGCATTCTCAGTGTGGAACCCAG GCTGCAGGCCAACTTCACCATCCGGGAAGATGCCAACCCCAGCTCCCGCCAGCGAGGACTCAAGCGCTTCCAGGCCAACCCGGAGGCCAACTGGGGTCCCCGGCCTCGTGCCCGGCCAGG GGGCAAGGCGGCCGACGAAGCTATGGAGGAGAGACGCAGGCTGCTTCAGAACAAGCGGAAGGAGCCGCCGGAAGATGCGGCCCAGCGGGCTGCCCGGCTCAAGACATTTCCTTGCAAGAGGTTTAAGGAG GGCACCTGTCAACGCGGGGACCAGTGCTGCTACTCCCACAGCCCCCCGACACCCAGGGTTTCTGCTGATGCTGTCCCTGACTGTCCAGAGACCTCCAACCAGAGCCCCCGTGGACCTGGGGATGCCGCTAGGCCAGGCATAGACTGA
- the TRMT1 gene encoding tRNA (guanine(26)-N(2))-dimethyltransferase isoform X7 has product MAVLAGNSGETCYSKYGAMALKSRACHEMALRIVLHSLDLRANCYQRFVVPLLSISADFYVRVFVRVFTGQAKVKASASKQALVFQCVGCGAYHLQRLGKASGVPGSRVKFSAACGPPVTPECEHCGQRHQLGGPVWAEPIHDLDFVGRVLEAVSANPGRFHTSERIRGVLSVITEELPDVPLYYTLDQLSSTIHCNTPSLLQLRSALLHADFRVSLSHACKNAVKTDAPASALWDIMRCWEKECPVKRERLSETSPAFRILSVEPRLQANFTIREDANPSSRQRGLKRFQANPEANWGPRPRARPGGKAADEAMEERRRLLQNKRKEPPEDAAQRAARLKTFPCKRFKEGTCQRGDQCCYSHSPPTPRVSADAVPDCPETSNQSPRGPGDAARPGID; this is encoded by the exons ATGGCGGTGTTGGCAGGGAACAGCGGGGAGACATGCTACAGCAAGTACGGGGCCATGGCCCTCAAGAGCCGGGCCTGCCACGAGATG GCCCTGAGAATCGTCCTGCACAGCCTGGACCTCCGCGCCAACTGCTACCAGCGCTTCGTGGTGCCGCTGCTCAGCATCAGCGCTGACTTCTACGTGCGTGTTTTTGTCCGTGTCTTCACCGGCCAGGCCAAGGTCAAGGCCTCAGCCAG CAAGCAGGCGCTGGTGTTCCAGTGTGTGGGCTGCGGGGCCTACCACCTTCAGCGCCTCGGCAAAGCGTCAGGAGTCCCCGGCAGCCG GGTTAAGTTCTCTGCAGCCTGTGGTCCCCCCGTGACCCCTGAGTGTGAGCACTGTGGGCAGCGACACCAG CTTGGTGGCCCCGTGTGGGCAGAGCCCATCCATGACTTGGATTTTGTGGGCCGTGTCCTGGAGGCTGTGAGTGCTAACCCCGGCCGCTTCCACACCTCGGAGCGGATCCGAGGGGTTCTGAGCGTCATCACTGAG GAGCTCCCGGACGTGCCTCTGTACTACACCCTGGACCAGCTGAGCAGCACCATTCATTGCAACACGCCCAGCCTCCTGCAGTTGCG GTCGGCCCTCCTCCACGCTGACTTCCGGGTCTCGCTCTCCCACGCCTGTAAGAACGCTGTGAAGACAGATGCCCCTGCCTCCGCCCTCTGGGACATCATGCGTTGCTGG GAGAAGGAATGTCCGGTGAAACGGGAACGACTATCAGAGACCAGCCCAGCGTTCCGCATTCTCAGTGTGGAACCCAG GCTGCAGGCCAACTTCACCATCCGGGAAGATGCCAACCCCAGCTCCCGCCAGCGAGGACTCAAGCGCTTCCAGGCCAACCCGGAGGCCAACTGGGGTCCCCGGCCTCGTGCCCGGCCAGG GGGCAAGGCGGCCGACGAAGCTATGGAGGAGAGACGCAGGCTGCTTCAGAACAAGCGGAAGGAGCCGCCGGAAGATGCGGCCCAGCGGGCTGCCCGGCTCAAGACATTTCCTTGCAAGAGGTTTAAGGAG GGCACCTGTCAACGCGGGGACCAGTGCTGCTACTCCCACAGCCCCCCGACACCCAGGGTTTCTGCTGATGCTGTCCCTGACTGTCCAGAGACCTCCAACCAGAGCCCCCGTGGACCTGGGGATGCCGCTAGGCCAGGCATAGACTGA
- the LYL1 gene encoding protein lyl-1, whose product MCPPQAQAEVGPTMTEKAEMVCAPSPAPAPPPKPASPGPPQVEEVGHRGGSSPPRLPPGVPVISLGHSRPPGAAMPTTELGTLRPPLLQLSTLGTAPPTLALHYHPHPFLNSVYIGPAGPFSVFPSSRLKRRPSHCELDLAEGHQPQKVARRVFTNSRERWRQQNVNGAFAELRKLLPTHPPDRKLSKNEVLRLAMKYIGFLVRLLRDQAAALAAGPTPPGPRKRPVHRVPDDDARRGSGRRAEVAARSQPAPPADPDGSPGAAARPIKMEQTALSPEVR is encoded by the exons ATGTGCCCGCCTCAGGCACAGGCAGAGGTGGGCCCCACCATGACTGAGAAGGCAGAGATGGTGTGTGCCCCCAGCCCAGCGCCTGCCCCACCCCCTAAGCCTGCCTCACCTGGGCCCCCGCAGGTGGAGGAGGTGGGCCACCGAGGAGGCTCCTCGCCCCCCAGACTGCCACCTGGTGTACCAGtgatcagcctgggccacagcaggCCCCCAGGGGCAGCCATGCCCACCACAGAGCTGGGCACCCTGCGGCCCCCGCTGCTGCAACTCTCCACCCTGGGAACTGCCCCACCCACTTTGGCCCTGCACTACCACCCTCACCCCTTCCTCAACAG TGTCTACATTGGGCCAGCAGGACCTTTTAGCGTCTTCCCTAGCAGCCGGCTGAAGCGGAGACCAAGCCACTGTGAGCTGGACCTGGCTGAGG GGCACCAGCCCCAGAAGGTGGCCCGGCGCGTGTTCACCAACAGCCGGGAGCGCTGGCGGCAGCAGAACGTTAACGGCGCCTTCGCCGAGCTGAGGAAGCTGCTGCCGACGCACCCGCCCGACCGGAAGCTGAGCAAGAACGAGGTGCTCCGCCTAGCCATGAAGTACATTGGCTTCCTGGTGCGGCTGCTGCGCGACCAAGCGGCAGCTCTAGCCGCAGGCCCCACCCCGCCCGGGCCCCGCAAACGGCCGGTGCACCGGGTCCCAGACGACGACGCCCGCCGGGGATCCGGACGCAGGGCCGAAGTGGCAGCGCGCTCGCAGCCCGCGCCCCCGGCCGACCCCGACGGCAGCCCCGGTGCGGCGGCCCGGCCAATAAAGATGGAGCAAACCGCTTTGAGCCCAGAGGTGCGGTGA